The window ATGGCGGTAGCTTGATCGAGATGGGGCAAAACGAGTTCTTCCGCCGCAGAACTCTAGGCTTTCAGAAGGTGCGCACCCACGATGGCTCAGGCAAGGACAAGCCCTGCCGAACCAAAGTTAAAGGCTGGCTGCAAGATTGGTATCCAGCCGAGCTTGAAGGCAGCGACCCTAAGGGCATCGAACAGATCGGCCAGGGAAATCAATGCTATCTCAAGCTTGGCGAATTGTCCTTCGAAGCGGCCAAGTTCGCTTTGACTGATCACGCCTCGCGTGTCGCTCAGGCTCCCCCAAAGCACAACGCTTCGCATATTCGCAGCATCCACTTCGACGGCGGTATCCTCGACGGGCAGACGCTGCATTTCTCCCCTGAACTCAATACACTCATCGGCATTCGTGGTAGCGGCAAGTCTTCTATCCTGGAGGCGGTGCGCTACGCCCTCGACATCCCGCGGGGCGAGAAGGCGCAGGACACCAAATACAAAGACGAACTGATCCGGCACACACTGGGGAGTGGTGGCAAAGTCACACTTACTGCTTGTGATGTATATGGCCAGGAGTTCACGGTTTCCAGGATTTTCCGTGAAGCCCCGAATGTCTATCTGGACGGCAAATTACAGCCTGGCGTGTCGATCCGGGAAACCGTTCTGCGCCGCCCGATTTACTTCGGACAGAAAGACCTTTCCAGCACGGGAGAAGGATTCGAAACCGATCTGGTTGAAAAGCTGGTCGGTGAAAAGCTTCGCGTTCTGCGCGAAGGGATCGAAATCCAACGTCAGCGAGTGAGAGATGCCACCAACCGTTGGCTCAAGTTAAGCACAACCGCCGAGCAAAAACGCGACTACAAAGCGCAGCTCGACGATGCAAACTTTCGCCTGAAGAAGTTCGAAGAATATGGCGTTGCGGACAAACTCCAGAAACGTGTGGGCTTTCAGCAGGATGCCGCTGCGCTCCAACGCCTGCGCGCACTGGCGGAAAACTTCATCCTCGCCCTGAACAGTTTGATCGCCGAACACGAGGACGAATTGCGTAATGCGTCAAGCTATGTTTCACGGCAGAATCCAGAGTTTTTCGCGGCTTACTACGCTGAATTTGCTCATCTCTCCCGCCACGTGGAGCAGCTCAAGCAAATCGAACAGGATGCGCGGAGTATTGCCAGCCGCCTCGACGCCAAACAGGGCGATTTTGAGGGGGCTAGCAAGAATCTCCAGGAAGAGTTTGCGCAAGTAGAACGGCAACTGGCCCACGAGTTGAAACAAACCGGCATGATGGCCATCCAGCCGGACGACTTTCTTGCACAGCAACAGCGCAAGACTAAAGCGGAACAGATGCTTGCGGCGTTGACCAAGCAGGAGTCCCAGCAGGCTTCCATCCGTGATGCGCTGATTTCGGAAATCGACAAGCTCAATGAGCTTTGGTTGGACGAATTCAATACCATCAAGGCAGAGCTTGATCGTGTAAATGCCAGTCAAACGGCCCTACAGATTGAGGCTGAATTCAAGGGAGACAGAGACGCCGCCGTGGGCTTCAT is drawn from Desulfocurvus vexinensis DSM 17965 and contains these coding sequences:
- a CDS encoding TrlF family AAA-like ATPase, which codes for MGKILPAQQGSRAPVFAEGAQWIRADFHLHTRADREFKYTGDDDHYNSNYVTALKDAQIQLGVITNHNKFNLEEFKALRKTALKQGIALLPGVELSVSDNGIHTLIVFSNDWLADGHDYINPFLTSAFEGKTPAQYEQENGRTSWSLLETIKKLEGYCRDFFFVFAHVEASSGLWTELDGGSLIEMGQNEFFRRRTLGFQKVRTHDGSGKDKPCRTKVKGWLQDWYPAELEGSDPKGIEQIGQGNQCYLKLGELSFEAAKFALTDHASRVAQAPPKHNASHIRSIHFDGGILDGQTLHFSPELNTLIGIRGSGKSSILEAVRYALDIPRGEKAQDTKYKDELIRHTLGSGGKVTLTACDVYGQEFTVSRIFREAPNVYLDGKLQPGVSIRETVLRRPIYFGQKDLSSTGEGFETDLVEKLVGEKLRVLREGIEIQRQRVRDATNRWLKLSTTAEQKRDYKAQLDDANFRLKKFEEYGVADKLQKRVGFQQDAAALQRLRALAENFILALNSLIAEHEDELRNASSYVSRQNPEFFAAYYAEFAHLSRHVEQLKQIEQDARSIASRLDAKQGDFEGASKNLQEEFAQVERQLAHELKQTGMMAIQPDDFLAQQQRKTKAEQMLAALTKQESQQASIRDALISEIDKLNELWLDEFNTIKAELDRVNASQTALQIEAEFKGDRDAAVGFMQQLFRGSNIRETTLRAVMENYSDFGGLFRALPEAKTKAGSSPEVFEKTFMQNLGEFVIWQVPNRFVIRYRGKELRHHSLGQRASALLLYVLSQRLNDVIIIDQPEDDLDNQTIYDDVIKLIRELKPHTQFIFATHNANFPVLGDAEQVHACRYQDEKVTTLSGSIDARQVQDAIINIMEGGQEAFNRRKEVYNLWKQQS